The window tgcaaatttttacatttacttGGATAAAATTTGCTGTCACAttgttaccatttttttttaccactttTATTTACATCAAAATTTGCCTTCTTATCGCCTCATTTGGAccttcaaaaatattaataaaaatggggatatGCTACTgatgttattaaataattgttTCATTTTNGTTTGTTTAACATTTCTCAACTTATGCTAGTTTTGgattaaataatttcatgttaatttttgcttaaaaatattcgatatggatattttttgaagctgtattttttttttttcctttaacgTCCTTCGAATTCATAATCTTAAATTAGTAGTGATTAATGCTCAAATAACACGTGgctgttataaaaaaatggataatgAAGAATGAAAAccataatgaaataaatattaaaggAATAGACAAGGCAAAATGTGATAAATCAGATGAAAGCCGTACTGTTGAATTTTTCACAGTGAATATAATACAATGGACAAGCCAAATTAGAGttaacgtatttttttttaacttgaaAATTATCATATTAACCTTCTTCCTTTATATATCAAAACATTTCAGCAATGTAAGTTTATAAATTTCAGTgtggaaatttttgttcatttaatTTGCCATCCATCAAgttgtatgtatatatatgtacgagCATATTTTAATTAGCACTATTACGTGTATCACACAGAATATCatgtctttccttttttcttcttctggtactgtttgcatatatttcttGCAACTTACAGAGTTCTCCGTTAACGCCAGGAAATTACTCGAACAATGAAAGGCACAACGTGCGCTTTAAAACATTAAGATTGTTGAACGAAAATGACTGTACCAATTCTACTAGTAAATATAAATCAGCGTCATCAATaaccaagaaaaaaagtgataaatCAGGGGATTcggaaaaaagaacagaaacGACCAAATCAATCTTTACTAGTTATAAAAACTTAGGCAATGCATTTATTGAAGTTGATTTATCAGATGAAGGAGTACTGCTGGgggaaatgaataaaattatattgcaAGAGAAACTCATGAGGGAGGAATTTTCGAAGGCAGGGGATTCTCCTTCAAACGAATATTTTGCCCTTTATTTCAATGATGAAAATTGCATAAATCGAATCATGGACTTGTCGAGAAAATCAAGATTGTATAGAAGCAAATATTTGCGACTGAGGTATCGTATTCTCAGACAtatcaataaatttttaaaaagaatgaaagTATTCTTCATAATGGAATATAAGTACAATAAAAACGTTTTGGAAGAATTTCGTGCTAGTAATTTTTACTACTTCGTATTTCCTTATGTAAAATATCacatcaaaattttcttttcttggttttcaaagaaaaattctCGTACTAAAagtaaatattaaaatatacttCACAGTTTACGTAACCCTAAAGGTACCCAAAGATAGGAAATGATAGCAAATAATAGCCAATAGTAGCCAATAATAGCCAATAATATCACCCAACccctcaaaaaggggaaaagcatTCTATCCTAAAAGGTTACTCatacaaattattaaatttaaatgtttGCACGCTAGTA of the Plasmodium cynomolgi strain B DNA, chromosome 7, whole genome shotgun sequence genome contains:
- a CDS encoding hypothetical protein (putative); translated protein: MKNENHNEINIKGIDKAKCDKSDESRTVEFFTVNIIQWTSQIRVNVFFFNLKIIILTFFLYISKHFSNSSPLTPGNYSNNERHNVRFKTLRLLNENDCTNSTSKYKSASSITKKKSDKSGDSEKRTETTKSIFTSYKNLGNAFIEVDLSDEGVLLGEMNKIILQEKLMREEFSKAGDSPSNEYFALYFNDENCINRIMDLSRKSRLYRSKYLRLRYRILRHINKFLKRMKVFFIMEYKYNKNVLEEFRASNFYYFVFPYVKYHIKIFFSWFSKKNSRTKSKY